In the genome of Treponema pedis, one region contains:
- the megL gene encoding methionine gamma-lyase — protein MNKDELKNMGFASKQIHAGYEKNKYGALATPIYQTSTFIFDSAEQGGKRFALEEEGYIYTRLGNPTATVVEEKLACLENGEACISASSGMGAITSCLWTLVSAGDHIVAGKTLYGCTFAYFSHGLSRFGVDVTFVDTRNPENVRKAMKANTKVVYLETPANPNMYLCDIKTISEIAHTNPDCKVVVDNTYMTPYLQRPLDLGADVVVHSATKYLNGHGDVIAGFVVGKKEFIDQVRFVGVKDMTGSTLGPFEAYLIGRGMKTLDIRMEKHCANAQKVAEFLETHPALESIYYPGLKSFPQYELAKKQMMLPGAMIAFTVKGGCEAGRNLMNRVKFATLAVSLGDAETLIQHPASMTHSTYTPEERAASDIAEGLVRLSVGLEDSKDIIADLKQALDSLK, from the coding sequence ATGAATAAAGACGAATTGAAAAATATGGGTTTTGCTTCAAAGCAAATCCATGCCGGTTACGAAAAAAATAAATACGGGGCGTTAGCTACCCCTATTTATCAAACGTCAACCTTTATTTTCGATTCTGCGGAACAGGGCGGAAAAAGATTTGCCCTTGAAGAAGAAGGGTATATTTATACCCGCCTGGGGAATCCTACCGCTACGGTTGTTGAGGAAAAACTTGCCTGCCTTGAAAACGGAGAAGCTTGTATATCCGCAAGCTCAGGTATGGGAGCGATTACTTCCTGCCTTTGGACGCTTGTCAGCGCGGGCGACCATATAGTAGCAGGTAAAACCCTTTACGGTTGTACTTTTGCATATTTTAGTCACGGACTTTCACGTTTCGGAGTTGATGTTACCTTTGTGGATACGCGGAATCCCGAAAATGTACGCAAGGCAATGAAAGCGAATACTAAAGTAGTATATCTTGAAACTCCTGCAAACCCTAATATGTATTTATGCGACATAAAAACAATCAGCGAAATTGCACATACAAATCCGGATTGTAAGGTAGTTGTGGATAATACATATATGACGCCATATTTACAACGGCCGTTGGATTTGGGAGCCGATGTCGTCGTTCACTCGGCAACAAAATATCTGAACGGACACGGAGATGTAATTGCGGGCTTTGTTGTAGGTAAAAAAGAATTTATCGACCAAGTACGTTTTGTAGGTGTAAAAGATATGACAGGTTCCACCTTAGGCCCCTTTGAAGCCTATTTAATCGGCAGAGGTATGAAAACCTTAGACATACGTATGGAAAAACATTGTGCAAATGCTCAAAAAGTTGCCGAATTTTTAGAAACACACCCTGCCCTTGAATCGATTTACTATCCCGGGTTAAAGTCTTTTCCGCAATATGAACTTGCAAAAAAACAAATGATGTTACCGGGAGCAATGATTGCCTTTACTGTAAAAGGCGGCTGCGAAGCGGGCAGAAACTTGATGAACAGAGTAAAATTCGCTACTCTGGCGGTAAGTTTAGGGGACGCCGAAACCCTGATTCAACACCCCGCAAGTATGACGCACTCTACATATACTCCGGAAGAAAGAGCCGCATCGGATATTGCGGAAGGTTTAGTACGCCTTTCGGTAGGGCTTGAAGATTCCAAAGATATTATAGCGGATTTAAAACAGGCTCTGGACAGTTTAAAATAA
- a CDS encoding Na+/H+ antiporter NhaC family protein, producing MEKSKIKPNGSALLPFFIFVVAYLGIGVTLVAKGDPMGFYGFKGPIAVIIGIIAAFLMHKGSINDKFDTLIKGCGDANIITMCIIYVLAGAFSVVSKQMGGVDSTVNLGLTLIPANFVAAGLFIICCFLSVATGTSVGTIAAVGPITVGLAEKGGISMTLMIATMIGGAMFGDNLSIISDTTIAATRTQNVNMRDKFRVNLIIAIPAAIITVVLLLIFGRPATPPQLQSLDFNIIKVLPYIFVLVSAVAGLNVFIVLLGGIIFSGSIGIAYGSFDALQWTNHIYDGFNGMFEIFLLSMLTGGLAYMVAEAGGMEWLLTKIKSTVKGKKSAEMGIGLLTLVTDAATANNTVAIIIDGPIVKEMSEEFKIDPRRSASLLDAFSCVMQGIIPYGAQILIACSFTEGAVNPVALIPLLWYQLLLGAVLVLSIFFPFANGYIKKHPWNFNEWKAEK from the coding sequence ATGGAAAAATCAAAAATCAAACCGAACGGTTCCGCTCTGCTTCCCTTTTTTATTTTTGTCGTTGCCTATTTGGGAATAGGAGTAACCTTAGTCGCAAAAGGCGACCCGATGGGGTTTTACGGCTTTAAAGGTCCTATTGCCGTAATTATAGGAATTATTGCCGCCTTTTTAATGCATAAAGGCTCAATAAACGATAAATTCGATACATTGATAAAAGGCTGCGGAGACGCAAATATTATTACAATGTGTATAATTTATGTTTTAGCCGGCGCATTTTCGGTAGTTTCAAAACAAATGGGAGGAGTAGATTCAACCGTAAATTTAGGCCTTACACTTATCCCTGCAAATTTCGTTGCCGCAGGCTTATTTATTATCTGCTGTTTTCTTTCGGTTGCAACGGGGACAAGCGTCGGCACCATAGCTGCCGTAGGGCCTATTACCGTAGGTCTTGCGGAAAAAGGCGGAATATCCATGACGCTTATGATTGCAACGATGATAGGCGGCGCTATGTTCGGAGACAACCTTTCAATTATTTCCGATACTACAATAGCGGCAACAAGAACACAAAATGTAAATATGCGCGATAAATTTCGGGTAAATTTAATAATTGCAATACCTGCGGCAATTATTACGGTCGTTCTCCTTTTAATTTTCGGAAGACCCGCCACTCCGCCCCAACTTCAATCTTTGGATTTTAACATAATAAAGGTTCTCCCGTATATCTTCGTACTGGTATCCGCCGTAGCAGGCTTAAATGTATTTATTGTTCTTTTAGGCGGAATAATTTTTTCAGGCTCAATCGGAATAGCTTACGGAAGTTTTGATGCACTGCAATGGACAAATCATATATACGACGGCTTTAACGGAATGTTTGAAATATTCCTGCTATCGATGTTGACAGGAGGGCTTGCATATATGGTAGCCGAAGCCGGCGGCATGGAATGGCTTTTAACTAAAATAAAAAGCACGGTAAAAGGAAAAAAATCCGCCGAAATGGGTATAGGATTATTAACCCTTGTTACAGATGCCGCTACGGCAAACAATACCGTAGCTATTATTATCGACGGCCCCATTGTAAAAGAAATGAGTGAAGAATTTAAAATAGACCCGAGACGTTCAGCCTCGCTGTTGGACGCCTTTTCATGCGTAATGCAGGGCATTATTCCGTATGGGGCTCAAATTTTAATTGCCTGCTCGTTTACCGAAGGTGCCGTAAATCCGGTGGCCCTAATTCCGCTTTTATGGTACCAGCTTTTACTCGGAGCGGTTCTCGTTCTTTCAATCTTTTTCCCGTTTGCAAACGGGTACATAAAAAAACATCCGTGGAATTTTAACGAATGGAAGGCCGAAAAATAA
- a CDS encoding phosphoribosyltransferase, with the protein MKEFITYNTVRDNGLLLARKMYDENYIPDIIYTSMRGGAYLGNILSEFFKLAYKNKKRILYSTVVAHSYSNIHENTEVTLDGWTFPPEKLPPDASVLIVDDIFDSGATINYLVNDLIKRGLYKENIKVAVHDYKYFHSSKEQYEIQPDYWCRKHDIHNKDEDIWIHYMSHELVGLSETELEEYYYKRNPSLREVFKGIEL; encoded by the coding sequence ATGAAAGAATTTATAACTTACAACACTGTACGCGATAACGGCCTCCTTCTTGCAAGAAAAATGTATGATGAAAATTATATTCCCGATATAATTTATACTTCAATGCGTGGAGGCGCTTACTTGGGAAACATATTAAGCGAATTTTTTAAACTTGCTTATAAAAATAAAAAAAGAATTTTATATTCCACAGTAGTTGCCCATTCATATTCAAACATACACGAAAACACCGAAGTTACCTTGGACGGCTGGACCTTTCCTCCTGAAAAATTGCCGCCCGATGCCTCCGTGTTGATTGTAGACGATATTTTCGATTCAGGTGCGACTATAAATTATTTGGTAAACGACTTAATTAAACGCGGCTTGTACAAAGAAAATATAAAGGTAGCCGTTCACGATTATAAATACTTTCACAGCAGTAAAGAACAGTACGAAATTCAGCCGGATTATTGGTGCAGAAAACACGATATTCACAATAAAGATGAAGATATTTGGATTCATTACATGAGCCATGAACTCGTAGGGCTTTCTGAAACCGAACTTGAAGAATACTATTACAAACGCAACCCTTCATTACGGGAAGTTTTTAAAGGAATAGAGCTTTGA
- a CDS encoding ribonuclease HII, producing the protein MLCGIDEAGRGPLAGPVTAAAVILPDDFEVSILRDSKKLTENRREKIRKIIYSKTFFWSIGWASNEEIDKINILQATFLAMERAYNGVYKKLLNFFKAEQRAFEKPDIIVDGKLIPKINNCRSIKALVKADDLIYEVMAASILAKTARDKMMIRYSWLYPEYGYETHKGYGTKKHIEAIKKFGISPITRKSFKLEGITD; encoded by the coding sequence ATGCTTTGCGGGATAGATGAAGCAGGACGCGGCCCTTTGGCAGGTCCCGTAACGGCTGCGGCCGTAATATTACCAGATGATTTTGAAGTTTCAATATTACGGGATTCAAAAAAACTGACTGAAAATCGGCGCGAAAAAATAAGAAAAATAATTTATTCAAAAACCTTTTTTTGGAGTATAGGCTGGGCATCAAACGAAGAAATAGATAAAATAAATATTTTGCAGGCGACATTTTTAGCAATGGAAAGAGCGTATAACGGTGTTTATAAAAAATTGCTTAACTTTTTTAAAGCGGAACAAAGAGCTTTTGAAAAGCCCGATATAATTGTGGACGGTAAACTGATTCCTAAAATAAATAATTGCCGCTCGATTAAAGCCTTGGTAAAAGCCGATGATTTAATATATGAAGTTATGGCAGCTTCGATATTGGCTAAAACCGCACGGGATAAAATGATGATAAGGTATTCTTGGCTTTATCCCGAATACGGCTATGAAACACACAAAGGATACGGAACAAAAAAACATATTGAAGCGATAAAAAAATTCGGAATATCGCCTATTACAAGAAAAAGTTTTAAACTCGAAGGCATTACGGACTGA
- a CDS encoding chitobiase/beta-hexosaminidase C-terminal domain-containing protein, protein MKIKFFFVFLSFTFFICASDLPELKIEKKYNENGMDIYLHNTEYKEANYKLYNPFYKTYGNGKLKQKEKLYIPYGTEICIWLKTKSGKNSRITHFIAKPKEETEIIQVINPVAGIWKEKQILFIDAEKKTEVMYSVDGSDPSQFGLLYTEPVLIEKTGNVNLKIKAISEDGTVNEKEINYTVSDSGAPSPEFSTVKPESGTEKTSFKILNWYFIEFSQDSSVYWFKGSVKDKDVLQKEKFKIYDGPVFTERNEDEILYWYCKEIENGKINKIELPKKPELSGCPLHPVNSNVELMFEDLRFSYFSDLTEFKNGKLNFDTAVKTEKEFNVKITAFLGGIMHGEFNVKFKIDKLPPPKPNVVFNPSFSPSNKEVKINFQEIPEAELIAEISPKDYTRSKNQIILTGSEEGRTLYSINIYNKDFAGNKSPSIIKEFIIEKNALYVDTNSGSKNAEGTPSDPFSSVTDAVNYINKISFAKNGKKTESEKWKIFLRGDSILNEAILITKNIKLISAEKRAVIRFSKNAGFVINGSSFEMENIDVFRRERPEEPREVPVIYASNAAVKLSGVKIHTVEGGSAVRAVYSHLDCSNTGVISEQTDYCVLFNLNNSSAVIRNTNFTGKGSSVAALSCSKCNIELDEITSNLTPGFTARFLEAWDSEIGLGKLNCIRNPETKNNKDTAIWYNRNSKLDIKYNPIVRGYAKPIEREP, encoded by the coding sequence TTGAAAATAAAATTCTTTTTCGTTTTTTTATCTTTTACTTTCTTTATTTGTGCCTCGGATTTACCTGAATTAAAAATAGAGAAAAAATATAATGAAAACGGAATGGACATTTACTTACACAATACGGAATACAAAGAAGCTAATTATAAACTTTATAACCCGTTTTATAAAACTTACGGGAACGGTAAACTGAAACAAAAAGAAAAACTTTACATTCCTTACGGTACGGAAATTTGTATTTGGTTAAAAACAAAGAGCGGTAAAAATTCCCGAATAACTCATTTTATTGCCAAACCGAAAGAAGAAACCGAAATAATACAGGTTATAAATCCTGTTGCCGGAATATGGAAGGAAAAACAAATTCTATTTATTGACGCCGAAAAAAAAACGGAAGTTATGTATTCCGTAGACGGAAGCGACCCTTCGCAATTCGGCCTTTTATACACTGAACCCGTTTTAATAGAAAAAACCGGTAACGTTAATTTAAAAATTAAGGCTATAAGCGAAGACGGAACCGTAAACGAAAAAGAAATAAATTATACCGTTTCCGATTCGGGAGCACCCTCTCCGGAATTCAGTACGGTAAAACCGGAAAGCGGTACGGAAAAAACATCTTTTAAAATTTTAAACTGGTATTTTATAGAATTCTCTCAGGATTCTTCCGTGTACTGGTTTAAAGGAAGCGTCAAAGATAAAGATGTTTTACAAAAAGAAAAATTTAAAATTTATGACGGGCCCGTTTTTACGGAGCGGAATGAAGATGAGATTTTGTACTGGTATTGTAAAGAAATCGAAAACGGAAAAATAAATAAAATAGAACTTCCTAAAAAACCTGAACTTTCAGGCTGTCCTTTACACCCCGTAAACTCAAATGTAGAACTTATGTTCGAAGATTTACGCTTTTCTTACTTTTCGGATTTAACCGAATTTAAAAACGGAAAACTTAATTTCGATACCGCCGTAAAAACCGAAAAAGAATTTAATGTTAAAATAACGGCCTTTCTCGGCGGAATTATGCACGGCGAATTTAATGTAAAATTTAAAATCGATAAATTGCCGCCGCCTAAGCCCAATGTAGTTTTTAATCCATCTTTTTCACCCTCAAACAAAGAAGTAAAAATAAACTTTCAGGAAATTCCCGAGGCTGAACTTATTGCGGAAATTTCTCCTAAAGATTATACGCGCTCAAAAAATCAAATTATTTTAACTGGTTCGGAAGAAGGACGTACATTATATTCAATAAATATTTACAATAAAGATTTTGCGGGAAATAAAAGCCCCTCAATTATAAAAGAATTTATCATTGAAAAAAATGCGCTTTATGTGGATACGAATTCGGGAAGTAAAAATGCTGAAGGCACACCGTCCGACCCCTTTTCTTCCGTTACGGACGCGGTTAATTATATAAATAAAATTTCATTTGCAAAAAACGGTAAAAAGACCGAATCTGAAAAGTGGAAGATTTTTTTACGAGGCGACAGTATTTTAAATGAAGCGATTTTAATTACAAAAAACATAAAACTAATTTCTGCGGAAAAAAGAGCCGTTATCCGTTTTTCCAAAAATGCAGGTTTTGTAATAAACGGCTCTTCTTTTGAAATGGAAAACATTGATGTTTTCAGACGCGAACGGCCAGAAGAGCCGAGAGAGGTTCCTGTAATTTATGCGTCAAACGCTGCTGTAAAATTAAGCGGAGTAAAAATACACACGGTAGAAGGAGGCTCGGCTGTAAGAGCCGTTTATTCTCATTTGGACTGCTCAAATACCGGAGTTATTTCGGAACAAACGGATTACTGCGTTTTATTTAATTTAAACAATTCTTCCGCAGTTATACGGAATACCAACTTTACGGGTAAAGGAAGCTCCGTTGCGGCTCTTTCCTGTTCAAAATGCAATATTGAACTTGATGAAATTACTTCAAACCTTACTCCCGGTTTTACCGCAAGATTTTTGGAAGCATGGGATTCCGAAATCGGTTTGGGTAAGTTAAACTGTATACGCAATCCGGAAACAAAAAACAACAAAGATACTGCAATTTGGTATAACCGCAATTCCAAACTGGATATAAAATATAATCCGATTGTACGCGGTTATGCAAAACCTATAGAGCGGGAACCGTAA
- a CDS encoding cyclic nucleotide-binding domain-containing protein — protein MNKIEMTKDIFLNELKQTAIFSCIEDTELQNITDFSEILSYEQDETIISEGTENKGFYVLLSGKLEIVKNGKRESVKLATLKNNASFGETSLFKDETATATVNAIEPSSVLFISKEQFTAYINAHPKAGIVILTYIVFSLLQKLKNTNEELVQERNIEFSSEDWASMMNMFNPNSGDILNEHTASGQ, from the coding sequence ATGAACAAGATAGAAATGACTAAAGATATTTTTTTAAATGAATTAAAACAAACGGCAATTTTTTCGTGTATTGAAGATACCGAACTTCAAAATATCACGGATTTTTCGGAAATCCTTTCGTATGAACAAGATGAAACCATTATAAGCGAAGGTACGGAAAACAAGGGGTTTTATGTTTTATTAAGCGGAAAACTTGAAATTGTCAAAAACGGCAAACGGGAAAGCGTAAAACTTGCTACACTAAAAAACAATGCAAGTTTCGGTGAAACCTCTTTATTCAAAGATGAAACGGCAACAGCAACGGTAAACGCAATTGAACCTTCAAGCGTATTATTTATTTCCAAAGAACAGTTTACGGCATACATAAATGCCCATCCTAAAGCCGGCATTGTAATTTTAACATATATTGTTTTCAGTCTGCTGCAAAAATTAAAAAACACAAATGAAGAACTTGTTCAGGAAAGAAACATAGAATTTTCATCGGAAGACTGGGCTTCTATGATGAATATGTTTAATCCGAACTCCGGCGATATTTTAAACGAACATACTGCAAGCGGACAATAA
- a CDS encoding MGDG synthase family glycosyltransferase has protein sequence MKQNQVIGFLYLPTGAGHLSGARALSEYLTESYPNEVECKLKNGFTEKMIFSKLFFEKGYSATSNYFEKGYVAFYQLTSLNFSLNIFKKIFAPFFIQGIVKFIKENKITKLVCTHEILIVAAREAINRTKKDIPLISIVMDPFTAHPIWFYEKNTDLIVFSEKLKNEAIQKYKFNPDRIHKFPIMLSRNFDTKCTQEEKIKIKKLHGIPEDKKNSPDCRRRRRIKKGRQNSA, from the coding sequence ATGAAGCAAAATCAGGTAATAGGATTTTTATATTTACCTACCGGCGCGGGGCATTTGTCCGGTGCAAGGGCATTATCGGAATATCTTACGGAATCCTATCCTAACGAAGTAGAGTGTAAATTAAAAAACGGGTTTACCGAAAAAATGATATTCTCCAAATTATTTTTCGAAAAAGGCTATTCGGCTACGTCGAATTATTTTGAAAAAGGATATGTAGCATTTTACCAATTAACAAGTCTTAATTTCAGTCTTAATATATTCAAAAAAATCTTTGCGCCCTTTTTTATACAGGGTATAGTAAAATTTATAAAAGAAAATAAAATTACAAAACTTGTTTGCACTCATGAAATACTTATCGTTGCCGCAAGGGAAGCTATAAACAGAACAAAAAAGGATATTCCTTTAATAAGCATAGTTATGGACCCGTTTACGGCACACCCGATATGGTTTTATGAAAAAAACACCGACCTTATAGTTTTTTCGGAAAAACTTAAAAACGAGGCCATACAAAAATATAAATTTAATCCCGACAGAATTCATAAGTTTCCGATTATGCTTTCACGTAACTTCGATACGAAGTGTACGCAAGAAGAAAAAATAAAAATAAAAAAACTGCACGGTATACCGGAAGATAAAAAAAATAGTCCTGATTGCCGGAGGCGGCGAAGGATTAAAAAAGGCCGTCAAAATAGTGCATAA
- a CDS encoding M23 family metallopeptidase, with amino-acid sequence MNKKLFIFCFIFFIFSTLNAEDIVHIIEKGETLYSLSKKYNVSVSVILETNKIKDASKIKAGQKLIIPQEKKSGKTTEKTDTEKNTALKTGTYIVQKGDSLFGLAKKFGVNFSEFLKLNNLTSESLIKIGDKLKIPQTKTAQTQKEEKRNKVKSGETPFSNSKQADSKLLWPVPASEVSYLSGKIAGVVIDSKKGQAVKAISSGKVVSTGQHRGFGQVVFVQSKTKHIYVYGGMEKLSVKKGETVKTGQKLGEVGMEIFTNKARMYFMVYDKNKPIDPEKAPRGL; translated from the coding sequence ATGAATAAAAAGCTGTTTATATTTTGCTTTATTTTTTTTATTTTCTCAACACTGAATGCGGAAGACATCGTTCACATAATAGAAAAAGGTGAAACTCTATATTCTTTAAGTAAAAAATACAATGTGTCCGTTTCCGTAATTTTGGAAACCAATAAAATTAAGGACGCTTCTAAAATAAAGGCGGGACAAAAACTTATAATTCCTCAAGAAAAAAAAAGCGGCAAAACTACGGAAAAAACCGATACGGAAAAAAATACGGCTTTAAAAACGGGTACTTATATCGTTCAAAAAGGAGACTCCCTTTTCGGTTTGGCAAAAAAATTCGGAGTTAATTTTTCGGAATTTTTAAAATTAAATAATCTTACGTCCGAAAGTTTAATTAAAATAGGCGATAAACTTAAAATTCCTCAAACAAAAACGGCTCAAACTCAAAAAGAAGAAAAACGAAACAAAGTAAAAAGCGGCGAAACTCCTTTTTCAAATTCAAAACAAGCCGATTCAAAACTTTTATGGCCGGTACCGGCATCGGAAGTTTCTTATCTTTCCGGTAAGATTGCGGGCGTTGTAATTGACTCTAAAAAAGGGCAAGCCGTTAAAGCAATCTCTTCGGGAAAAGTTGTATCTACGGGACAACACCGCGGCTTCGGTCAGGTGGTTTTCGTTCAATCTAAAACCAAACATATTTATGTCTACGGCGGAATGGAAAAACTTTCGGTAAAAAAGGGTGAGACCGTAAAAACGGGACAAAAACTCGGAGAAGTCGGTATGGAAATATTTACAAATAAGGCCAGAATGTATTTTATGGTTTACGATAAAAATAAACCGATTGACCCTGAAAAGGCTCCGAGAGGATTATAA
- a CDS encoding HD domain-containing protein produces the protein MIFTNKTVLKIFEAFSIQRWNDLIRPFDIVEMDKTAEKAFLAFIIGKYEEKNGAHIDWEIIIDGLVFELLRKIALCDIKAPVQRRIRKDYPEEYKKINEWIFEKYGEIIEDGEFKNGFKNFLSEKEDNSDITKRVLKAAHRYSTIREFEMLKPVNEPFRLTELDSGLKKEMSEFMDLTAVKLLFTHQIPHKFLTEIEKLRFQIRWNQTPRVPATTVLGHSFFVAALTLLMCYDLNIKGYRKYNNFFSALFHDLPEAVTRDIISPVKQATNHLPEVVKEIEQIIVGEELLPLMDSSFKDEVMFYIQNEFENRILLDGQIKIVSFEELNEKYSSEKYRPTDGKLVRVADQIAAFVEADSSIRYGITSAHLQTGKKNIMGAYPVGTRINNFNTDSFFNAYR, from the coding sequence ATGATTTTTACAAATAAAACCGTATTAAAAATATTTGAAGCTTTCTCAATTCAGCGTTGGAACGACTTAATAAGGCCGTTTGATATTGTCGAAATGGATAAAACCGCAGAAAAAGCCTTTTTAGCTTTTATTATAGGCAAATATGAAGAAAAAAACGGAGCTCATATAGATTGGGAGATAATAATAGACGGATTGGTATTCGAACTTTTACGTAAAATCGCCCTTTGCGATATAAAGGCCCCCGTTCAAAGACGTATCAGAAAGGATTATCCTGAAGAATATAAAAAAATAAATGAATGGATTTTTGAAAAATACGGTGAGATAATAGAAGACGGAGAATTTAAAAACGGCTTTAAAAATTTCCTTTCCGAAAAAGAAGATAATAGCGATATTACAAAACGTGTTTTAAAAGCGGCTCACAGATATTCCACTATTAGAGAATTTGAAATGTTAAAACCTGTAAACGAACCGTTCAGATTAACCGAACTGGATTCAGGCTTAAAAAAAGAAATGAGCGAATTTATGGACTTAACAGCTGTAAAACTTTTATTTACTCACCAAATCCCGCATAAATTCCTTACGGAAATAGAAAAACTGAGATTCCAAATTCGCTGGAATCAAACGCCCAGAGTTCCGGCTACTACCGTTTTAGGCCATTCGTTTTTCGTTGCCGCCCTTACGCTTTTAATGTGCTACGATTTAAACATCAAAGGGTACCGCAAATATAATAATTTTTTTTCCGCCCTTTTTCACGATTTACCTGAAGCCGTAACCCGCGATATAATTTCACCCGTAAAGCAGGCAACGAATCATCTTCCCGAAGTCGTAAAAGAAATTGAACAAATAATTGTCGGCGAAGAGCTTTTACCGTTAATGGACAGCTCTTTTAAAGATGAAGTAATGTTTTATATTCAAAATGAATTTGAAAACAGAATTCTCCTTGACGGACAAATAAAAATCGTCTCTTTTGAAGAATTAAATGAAAAATACTCAAGTGAAAAATATAGACCGACCGACGGAAAACTGGTACGTGTTGCCGACCAGATTGCGGCCTTTGTAGAAGCGGACAGTTCTATCCGCTACGGAATTACTTCCGCACATTTGCAAACGGGCAAAAAAAATATAATGGGAGCATATCCGGTAGGAACCCGTATCAACAATTTTAATACTGATAGTTTTTTTAATGCATACAGATAA
- a CDS encoding DUF2259 domain-containing protein: MRKAVFCFLFTLSCLFIYAGDIANFVNLGFSSDGTKFAFGEHGLTDETYQAYANIYCIDVIDNSFLPSGYFKTSPTKETGGKESKNVFLSLLDRANYSLDKWNIKQKNEGRAIYVSTNSTVNENTLMFRDFETEDEYVVVIHKDKKSDMEAAFYITVEIIRPNGSKITKEIGQKGKFRTGIRDYSIKKIIIDNTNTSLIFVIEKHLYTKSGISIRYMAEAVKL, from the coding sequence ATGCGTAAAGCCGTTTTTTGTTTTTTATTTACCCTTTCCTGTCTTTTTATATATGCAGGTGATATTGCTAATTTCGTAAACTTGGGGTTTTCTTCGGACGGAACTAAATTTGCTTTCGGCGAGCACGGGTTAACCGACGAAACATATCAAGCATACGCAAACATATATTGTATTGATGTAATAGATAACAGTTTTTTACCTTCAGGTTATTTTAAAACAAGCCCCACAAAAGAAACCGGCGGAAAAGAAAGCAAAAATGTTTTTTTATCGCTTTTAGACAGAGCAAATTACTCTCTTGATAAATGGAACATAAAACAAAAAAACGAAGGCAGAGCTATTTATGTTTCCACCAATTCTACAGTAAACGAAAACACCCTTATGTTCAGAGATTTTGAAACTGAAGACGAATATGTTGTAGTTATTCATAAAGACAAAAAATCCGATATGGAAGCGGCATTTTATATTACCGTTGAAATTATAAGACCTAACGGTTCAAAAATAACAAAAGAAATAGGGCAAAAAGGAAAATTTAGAACCGGTATAAGAGATTATTCCATAAAAAAGATAATTATCGATAATACAAATACAAGTCTTATTTTTGTAATCGAAAAACATTTATATACAAAATCGGGTATTTCAATACGCTATATGGCCGAAGCCGTTAAACTGTAA
- a CDS encoding glycosyltransferase yields MHNFIRAKTDSYLIAVCGKNKELKYTLEYLAKLAGFKNIKILGFVPFMKELMNIADCIITKSGPATIMEALLIGKPLILSTYVRGQEWGNLLYVTQNHAGWYIPEPKKIVKKTQEIFSDDSLLNEICSKIENMDIKNGLKDIAEFIYNF; encoded by the coding sequence GTGCATAATTTTATAAGAGCTAAAACGGATTCCTACCTTATTGCGGTATGCGGTAAAAACAAAGAATTAAAATATACTTTGGAGTATTTAGCGAAACTGGCAGGATTTAAAAATATAAAAATCCTCGGATTTGTTCCTTTTATGAAAGAGCTTATGAATATTGCAGACTGTATTATCACAAAAAGCGGCCCCGCTACAATTATGGAAGCGCTTTTGATAGGGAAGCCGCTTATTCTTTCCACTTATGTCCGCGGTCAGGAATGGGGAAATTTATTATATGTTACTCAAAATCATGCAGGCTGGTACATTCCCGAACCTAAAAAAATTGTAAAAAAAACTCAAGAAATTTTTTCCGATGATTCGCTTTTAAATGAAATATGCTCCAAAATAGAAAATATGGATATAAAAAACGGCCTTAAAGATATTGCGGAATTTATTTACAACTTTTAA